A portion of the Legionella antarctica genome contains these proteins:
- a CDS encoding plasmid replication protein, CyRepA1 family produces the protein MGFFNKNNNSLERVGSQSFAQWATESKQSIEARLIDEAIAFLNVHGEDLRTPVTNLIIDNRWHYIDKPAKKQSYRATLEHNSDGIAYLALTYYTFRHGGHSERFDSKSVLKALWQEARGGLFSSPIKSAIKPRIDPVTPEINPIDWIARDRQSWQSMTDTGNSHYLKRKGLNAGIIPGIKHAKNHIAVAIIDTHNTFLGLQRIFNDGQKRFTKGLSKKGHFALIGCPSLPEKISTIHVCEGVATAASIHRAIGEPVFSALDAFNLLPVCKSLKRHYPKTQIIIWADNDWQKAENRTKFGRILGNTGLIQANRTAFKLRGTLVCTPDFSTLDSELIKEATDFNDLHLLGGLNRLSETIPNKPDIHLGLWHELRHFNQHAHGAVAPGQFADGVKLSYNSRYLPNDVFKREGVHLVRSAIGTGKTAIVEHLVKQNPRQSILFTTHLISLVESAAQRLGLTSYNECDNFDLQIERRLAICLNSLGKLTAEGALRHYDVVIIDEIEQVLARLTSHIEQKPLVFSVLQHVMTNAKTLICLDAHLSQATVQMVQRFCPNQPVTIHFNRFEPGSERQIAFHDSPESVQMAAMQAIEQEQKVYLAFNSKKEAFKTYSALNMAFPEKRGLYISSDNAGDAENQAFFNNVNDVSKRYDYLVCTPSVSTGVSIDNGHFDFVGGVFNAQVNTANDCMQALGRIRNHKTLHVFCDKRQAFKSLNPEIIASKWLKTHQHDIGLMNLDNEGQRIILNPDYEQLTLLVTQARHASFNDFYQQFALLALHDGMKLTYFDTTLDVTTQQQLRQFKKACIEQDASLISQEQLPLTAAQLVALAQKPRKTMSESRQYKKQQLIEFYNLSERDEGSITAMANMDNDGRFKKQVLALELALGDAALAQKRFVAQLEDGAQFAADLTHFSTLQMLYKKVLETLHLTTTHQTLALHDYQYSKDTILHSGFITWIEGHRAILQGLISLPSTQLLQRDPLRFLSMLLGRMGLKQKRVGRAELGLYHLDIERINLLNALIVRRAKGLSGVSTPLDTSSCSIKEPSTTEFFIETFKKIKRFFTLDSPEIPAYA, from the coding sequence ATGGGATTTTTTAATAAGAATAACAACTCGTTAGAACGAGTGGGTAGTCAATCCTTTGCCCAATGGGCAACTGAAAGCAAGCAATCCATCGAGGCTCGCTTGATTGATGAGGCGATTGCGTTTCTGAATGTTCATGGGGAAGACCTGCGAACTCCTGTAACCAATCTGATAATAGATAATCGATGGCACTACATTGATAAACCGGCAAAAAAACAAAGCTATCGCGCAACACTGGAACATAACAGCGATGGGATTGCCTATCTCGCTTTGACCTATTACACCTTTCGACACGGTGGTCATTCTGAGCGCTTTGATAGCAAGTCTGTACTTAAGGCGCTATGGCAAGAGGCGAGGGGAGGACTTTTTTCATCTCCAATAAAGTCAGCAATTAAACCCCGTATTGATCCAGTAACGCCAGAAATCAATCCCATTGATTGGATTGCTCGTGATAGGCAATCGTGGCAATCCATGACTGATACGGGCAATAGTCACTACCTCAAACGAAAAGGGCTAAATGCAGGTATTATTCCAGGAATTAAACACGCCAAAAATCACATTGCGGTAGCCATTATTGATACCCATAATACTTTTTTAGGTCTACAGCGTATTTTTAATGACGGCCAAAAACGCTTTACAAAAGGATTGTCTAAAAAAGGACATTTCGCCCTCATAGGCTGTCCTTCCTTACCTGAAAAAATAAGTACTATTCATGTGTGCGAAGGAGTGGCAACTGCTGCAAGCATTCATCGTGCGATTGGTGAGCCTGTCTTCTCAGCCCTTGATGCCTTTAACTTACTCCCTGTATGTAAATCATTAAAACGCCACTATCCTAAAACACAGATTATCATCTGGGCTGATAATGACTGGCAAAAAGCAGAAAATAGAACCAAATTTGGGCGTATTTTAGGCAACACCGGACTCATTCAAGCCAACCGTACCGCGTTTAAATTAAGAGGTACTCTGGTTTGTACTCCTGATTTTTCAACATTGGATTCAGAACTGATTAAAGAAGCTACTGACTTTAACGATTTACATCTGTTGGGCGGATTAAATCGCTTGTCTGAAACCATACCAAATAAGCCTGATATCCATTTAGGTTTATGGCATGAACTGCGTCACTTCAACCAACATGCCCATGGAGCAGTGGCACCTGGTCAATTTGCCGATGGCGTAAAACTATCTTATAACAGTCGTTACCTACCCAATGATGTATTTAAACGAGAAGGGGTACACCTCGTTCGTTCAGCCATTGGTACTGGTAAAACGGCCATCGTTGAACACCTGGTGAAACAAAACCCCAGGCAATCCATTTTATTTACGACCCATTTGATTTCACTGGTGGAAAGTGCCGCTCAAAGATTAGGGCTAACCAGTTATAATGAGTGTGATAATTTTGACTTACAAATAGAACGACGGCTCGCCATTTGCCTTAATTCCTTAGGAAAACTCACCGCAGAAGGCGCATTACGGCACTATGATGTGGTTATCATTGATGAAATCGAACAAGTGCTTGCACGTCTGACTTCTCATATAGAACAAAAGCCCTTAGTTTTTTCTGTGCTGCAACACGTCATGACCAATGCCAAAACGCTGATTTGTCTTGATGCGCATCTGTCTCAAGCAACTGTACAAATGGTTCAACGATTTTGTCCTAATCAACCTGTCACCATTCATTTTAACCGCTTTGAGCCAGGGAGCGAGCGCCAAATTGCCTTTCACGACAGCCCAGAAAGCGTGCAAATGGCTGCTATGCAAGCAATAGAACAAGAACAAAAAGTGTATCTCGCCTTTAATTCCAAAAAAGAAGCCTTTAAAACCTATTCAGCGCTGAATATGGCCTTTCCTGAAAAGCGTGGACTTTATATATCAAGTGACAATGCGGGCGATGCTGAAAACCAGGCTTTTTTTAATAACGTTAATGACGTGTCAAAACGCTACGATTACCTGGTATGTACACCCTCTGTCAGTACCGGTGTTTCTATTGATAATGGCCATTTTGATTTTGTAGGTGGCGTGTTTAACGCCCAGGTCAACACCGCTAATGATTGCATGCAAGCCTTAGGAAGAATCCGAAACCATAAAACCTTGCACGTCTTTTGTGACAAGCGACAAGCCTTTAAATCTTTAAATCCTGAGATTATTGCCTCTAAATGGCTAAAGACGCATCAGCATGATATTGGCCTTATGAATCTGGATAATGAAGGGCAACGTATTATTCTAAATCCTGATTACGAACAATTAACCCTTTTGGTTACGCAAGCTCGGCATGCAAGCTTTAATGATTTTTACCAGCAATTTGCCCTGCTCGCGTTGCATGATGGTATGAAGCTCACCTACTTTGATACAACCCTTGATGTAACCACCCAACAACAATTACGTCAATTTAAAAAAGCATGTATTGAACAAGATGCATCCCTAATCAGTCAGGAGCAGTTACCCTTAACCGCAGCCCAACTGGTTGCACTTGCTCAAAAGCCTCGAAAAACGATGAGCGAGTCCAGACAATATAAAAAACAGCAACTCATAGAATTTTATAACCTGTCAGAACGAGATGAAGGTTCTATTACCGCCATGGCGAATATGGATAACGATGGACGATTTAAAAAACAAGTGTTAGCCCTAGAGCTGGCTTTAGGAGACGCAGCACTTGCCCAAAAAAGATTTGTTGCCCAACTTGAAGACGGGGCGCAATTTGCAGCGGATTTAACCCATTTTAGTACCTTGCAAATGCTTTATAAAAAAGTGCTCGAAACACTGCATTTAACCACCACCCATCAGACCTTAGCGCTGCATGATTATCAGTACAGCAAAGACACCATTCTTCACAGTGGTTTTATAACCTGGATAGAAGGGCATCGAGCCATTCTTCAAGGATTAATCTCTTTGCCATCCACACAACTTTTGCAACGCGACCCCTTGCGTTTTCTTTCCATGCTGCTTGGTAGGATGGGTTTAAAACAAAAGAGGGTAGGGCGGGCAGAACTTGGACTTTATCATCTGGATATTGAGCGCATTAACCTCTTAAATGCACTAATTGTGCGTCGTGCAAAGGGTCTTTCTGGTGTTTCAACGCCACTGGATACCTCTTCATGCAGCATAAAAGAACCGTCAACCACTGAGTTTTTTATTGAAACATTTAAAAAAATCAAACGGTTCTTCACGCTTGACAGTCCAGAGATTCCAGCCTACGCTTAA
- a CDS encoding response regulator: MQEPLLDDDSGIDNTVVSKTETPHLSPLTHKQKAISPMPEGKTKSKVLVVEDNFIAQTVAKTLLSGMDCHVDVASSGVDALALYEQNDYDLIFMDIGLGEGIDGYEVTHHIRSKTSPTKHIPIIALTAHGADESKQRCIEAGMDAVLTKPLTQALATDILKSFIPERHETPEIDPSKTRRDLPDSDDEMFQLNQFPILNSEEALKNCATQEMLKELLNLMTQELPTDLEFMKKAFKALDYPLVEKTAHKIKGGAVYVGTIRMKYACQYVERYWKTGQRELFEALYHQAVSTIEETITYIEGWLQRNIP, from the coding sequence TTGCAGGAACCACTGCTTGATGACGATTCAGGAATTGATAATACAGTAGTCTCAAAAACTGAAACACCCCACCTTTCCCCATTAACCCATAAGCAAAAAGCCATTTCACCTATGCCGGAAGGTAAAACAAAAAGCAAAGTGCTTGTGGTTGAAGACAATTTCATTGCCCAAACTGTAGCCAAAACACTATTGTCAGGCATGGACTGTCACGTGGATGTCGCATCCAGTGGGGTTGATGCACTGGCTCTTTATGAACAAAACGATTATGACTTAATCTTTATGGACATCGGCTTAGGTGAGGGCATTGATGGCTATGAAGTCACGCATCATATCCGATCTAAAACCAGTCCAACCAAGCACATTCCCATCATAGCACTCACCGCGCACGGTGCTGATGAAAGCAAACAGCGTTGCATTGAGGCAGGTATGGATGCCGTATTAACTAAACCACTGACTCAGGCTCTTGCCACAGATATTCTTAAATCGTTCATTCCAGAGCGGCATGAAACGCCAGAAATTGATCCCTCCAAAACAAGAAGAGACTTGCCTGACAGTGATGATGAGATGTTTCAATTAAACCAGTTCCCTATCTTAAACAGTGAAGAAGCATTAAAGAACTGTGCTACCCAGGAGATGTTAAAAGAACTGTTAAACTTAATGACTCAGGAACTACCCACTGATTTAGAATTCATGAAAAAAGCTTTCAAGGCTCTTGATTATCCACTGGTTGAAAAAACAGCCCATAAAATCAAAGGTGGAGCGGTTTATGTAGGAACCATCCGCATGAAATACGCCTGTCAGTATGTAGAGCGCTACTGGAAAACCGGACAACGTGAATTATTTGAAGCCCTTTATCATCAGGCAGTAAGTACTATAGAGGAAACTATCACGTATATTGAGGGCTGGCTGCAAAGGAATATTCCATGA
- a CDS encoding IS6 family transposase, with protein MISFKGRHFPRDLILMAVRWKVAHPLSYRAIEELMEERGADLDHSTVQKWVVHYAPLLELEFRKRKKAVGRSWKMDETYIKVNGKWVYLYRAVDKEGKTIDFMLSERRDRPAVLKFFKKAIGSSGLPEKVNIDKSGSNTAALERINTLLFIHGLWHLLIEVRRIKYLNNMIEQDHRGIKNITKYTLGFKSFESAEATIAGIELHRMLKKGQMEHLGQIPAWKQFYELAS; from the coding sequence ATGATCAGTTTTAAAGGACGTCATTTCCCACGAGATTTAATATTAATGGCAGTCCGATGGAAAGTTGCGCACCCATTAAGTTATCGTGCGATTGAAGAATTAATGGAAGAGCGGGGAGCGGATTTAGATCATTCAACGGTTCAAAAATGGGTTGTTCACTATGCGCCTCTACTGGAGCTTGAATTTAGAAAAAGGAAGAAAGCTGTTGGTCGCAGCTGGAAAATGGATGAGACCTATATCAAAGTAAATGGCAAATGGGTTTATCTTTACCGGGCGGTAGATAAAGAGGGAAAGACCATTGATTTCATGCTTTCTGAAAGGCGGGATCGCCCTGCTGTATTGAAGTTTTTCAAAAAAGCCATTGGTTCTAGTGGACTTCCAGAAAAGGTTAACATTGATAAATCCGGATCAAATACCGCAGCTCTTGAGCGAATTAACACCCTACTATTTATTCATGGATTATGGCATTTATTGATCGAGGTGAGGCGGATAAAATACTTGAATAATATGATTGAACAAGACCACCGTGGTATTAAAAATATCACGAAATACACCCTTGGTTTTAAATCGTTTGAATCAGCAGAGGCTACGATTGCGGGAATTGAACTGCACCGGATGCTTAAAAAAGGGCAGATGGAACACTTGGGACAGATCCCTGCTTGGAAGCAATTTTATGAATTAGCCTCTTAA
- a CDS encoding Tn3 family transposase, translated as MPVSFLSLVQSDNYAKYPTDLPSDIVDSLFFLDDHDLEWISSKRGDFSRLGYALQLTTVRFIGAFISDLSKLPHMVIERVATQIKVNDPESCVSMYMKSEQRWRHTVEIRSRYGYIEFVEKGNRFRLGRILCALCWTGTDRPGVLFDHAVSWLSTNKILLPGITVLERFVAEIRSRMESRLWRMLIKNLSVSQQEKLNELLVVEDDQHLSLLDKLRKGPASVSSTALVQTLKRVESARNIKVKLPLYRIPVCKIATLARFANTAKITAINRLPFERKMATLVAFATHFESDSQDDSLDVLSMVLRDLFSKAKQENKNTRLRTLKDLDQAAATLIDACKLLLNPELSDHEIRGTIYTAVGHETLVYAVENASALIRPPRNVFYHELEQKEKTVQKFLPSLLRVINFDSNQAGKPLLASLEWLKGKQTDEPPMGIIGKSWKRNIVIKDECSIINWPQDESRPTYRSIKKLINTQDGIILHNDKLLYADLINKKITLIVVPEKKQRQVDKLKNSILNMDDVLKNATDKELSLITSITARDSKKTTINRTAYTFCVLDKLQSALKSRDLFISPSWRYADPRANLYSGAEWEAVRPMICRSLNLTIDPASTLTNITDELHQAYRLVSANIDNNPAVRFETVKGNEELILTQLDALDEPPSLKALRAAVKAKLPRVDLPEMVLEIATRTGFADGFTHINEGNARVDDLLVSLCAELLAEACNTGREPFVREDVAALKRDRLVWVDQNYIRNETIMAVNSILVSAQNKIPLAKKWGGGDIASADGMRFVVPVRTVHAAPNPKYFKSGRGVTWYNLISNQRTGLNAITVPGTLRDSLILLGVVLEQQTELQPTRIMTDAGAYSDIVFGLFRLLGLRFSPRLADMGGARFWRIDPLADYGKLNVLAKNRINIDLVPPEWDDILRLLASLKLGRVPAEGIMRTLQVADKPTRLAKAIAEIGRIDKTIHMLNYLHDESFRRKTLVQLNLGEGRHSLGRTVFHGKRGELHQRYRAGQEDQLGALGLVLNIITLWNTIYMDAAINQLRQEGFLVLDEDVARLSAYGYGHINMLGRYSFAMPDEVKRGELRPLRTTEKP; from the coding sequence ATGCCTGTTAGTTTTCTTTCTTTAGTACAATCTGACAATTACGCCAAATATCCCACTGACCTACCATCAGATATTGTTGATAGCCTTTTTTTCCTCGATGATCATGATCTTGAATGGATCTCGAGTAAACGTGGCGACTTCAGTCGGTTAGGCTATGCATTACAACTGACAACCGTCCGATTTATTGGAGCCTTTATTTCTGATCTGAGTAAGCTTCCCCATATGGTGATTGAGCGAGTCGCTACTCAAATCAAGGTAAATGATCCTGAAAGTTGTGTATCAATGTACATGAAGAGTGAACAGCGTTGGCGCCATACTGTTGAAATTAGATCGCGTTATGGCTATATTGAATTTGTTGAAAAAGGTAATCGATTTCGTCTTGGTCGCATATTATGTGCACTATGTTGGACGGGTACCGACAGACCTGGTGTACTTTTTGATCATGCAGTGAGTTGGTTATCTACTAATAAAATATTGCTACCAGGTATTACAGTTCTTGAGCGTTTTGTCGCAGAAATTCGCTCCAGGATGGAGTCTCGCTTATGGCGAATGTTGATTAAAAATTTAAGTGTATCACAACAGGAAAAACTGAATGAGCTCTTGGTAGTGGAGGATGACCAACATCTTTCATTGCTTGATAAACTGCGTAAAGGCCCGGCTAGCGTTAGTAGTACAGCTCTTGTACAAACATTAAAACGTGTTGAGTCCGCTCGAAATATTAAGGTCAAATTACCACTGTACCGCATACCTGTTTGTAAAATAGCAACACTTGCACGTTTTGCCAATACAGCAAAAATTACAGCCATTAACCGCTTGCCATTTGAACGTAAAATGGCGACGCTTGTTGCATTTGCAACTCATTTTGAATCTGACAGCCAGGATGATTCGCTAGATGTACTCAGTATGGTATTGCGCGATTTATTCTCAAAGGCTAAGCAAGAAAATAAAAATACACGATTGCGAACGCTTAAAGATCTCGATCAAGCTGCAGCCACATTAATTGATGCATGTAAGTTACTACTGAATCCAGAATTGTCTGATCATGAAATTCGAGGGACCATTTATACAGCAGTAGGTCATGAAACGCTTGTGTATGCAGTTGAAAATGCTAGTGCCTTGATTAGGCCACCAAGGAATGTGTTCTATCATGAGCTCGAACAAAAGGAAAAAACCGTTCAGAAATTTTTACCATCGCTCCTGCGAGTAATAAATTTTGATAGCAATCAGGCGGGAAAGCCTCTTCTTGCCAGCCTTGAATGGCTAAAAGGAAAACAAACGGATGAACCGCCAATGGGGATCATTGGAAAATCATGGAAACGTAACATTGTTATTAAAGATGAATGCAGTATTATCAATTGGCCACAAGATGAATCACGCCCAACTTACCGTAGCATCAAAAAACTTATAAATACCCAAGATGGTATCATTTTGCATAACGATAAACTTTTGTATGCTGATCTGATCAATAAAAAAATTACGCTTATTGTCGTACCAGAGAAAAAACAACGTCAGGTTGATAAGTTAAAAAACTCCATTTTAAATATGGATGATGTTCTAAAAAATGCGACTGATAAAGAGCTATCATTAATAACATCAATAACCGCGCGGGATAGCAAAAAAACTACCATTAATCGTACAGCGTATACATTTTGCGTTCTTGATAAACTACAATCGGCATTAAAAAGTAGGGATTTGTTCATAAGTCCCAGTTGGCGGTATGCCGATCCAAGAGCCAATCTTTATTCTGGTGCAGAGTGGGAGGCCGTACGTCCTATGATTTGCCGCTCATTAAATTTAACAATTGACCCGGCATCAACCCTCACAAATATCACAGATGAACTACATCAAGCATATCGGTTAGTTTCTGCAAATATTGATAATAATCCTGCTGTCCGATTTGAAACGGTTAAGGGTAATGAGGAGCTGATTTTGACTCAGCTGGATGCGCTTGATGAACCCCCATCATTAAAAGCATTAAGAGCAGCTGTAAAAGCAAAATTACCACGAGTAGATTTACCAGAGATGGTACTTGAAATAGCCACACGTACTGGATTTGCAGATGGGTTTACTCATATAAATGAAGGAAATGCGCGTGTTGACGATCTGTTGGTCAGTTTATGTGCTGAATTACTTGCTGAAGCCTGTAATACCGGACGAGAACCATTTGTGCGTGAGGATGTAGCTGCTTTAAAAAGAGATAGATTGGTATGGGTTGATCAAAACTATATTCGGAATGAAACGATAATGGCAGTCAACTCCATATTGGTTTCCGCTCAAAATAAAATCCCATTAGCTAAAAAGTGGGGTGGAGGAGATATTGCATCGGCTGATGGAATGCGCTTCGTTGTTCCTGTAAGAACAGTGCATGCTGCTCCAAATCCAAAATATTTTAAATCAGGTCGCGGTGTCACTTGGTACAATTTAATATCTAATCAACGAACAGGCTTAAATGCTATAACTGTACCTGGCACTTTACGTGATAGTCTAATATTGTTAGGCGTGGTTCTCGAGCAACAGACTGAATTACAGCCAACGCGTATTATGACGGATGCGGGGGCATACAGTGATATTGTGTTTGGGCTGTTTCGTTTGTTGGGACTTCGTTTCAGTCCGAGATTAGCTGACATGGGTGGTGCTCGATTTTGGAGAATTGATCCGTTAGCTGATTATGGCAAGCTCAATGTTCTTGCAAAAAATCGTATAAATATAGATCTTGTTCCTCCTGAATGGGATGATATTTTACGGTTACTAGCTTCATTAAAGCTCGGAAGGGTCCCAGCAGAAGGTATTATGCGTACTCTTCAAGTTGCTGATAAACCAACTCGTTTAGCCAAAGCAATTGCTGAAATTGGACGAATTGATAAAACCATCCACATGCTTAATTATCTTCATGATGAGTCATTCCGTCGTAAGACCTTAGTACAATTAAATTTGGGTGAAGGTCGACACAGTTTAGGTCGCACTGTTTTTCACGGTAAGCGTGGAGAGCTTCATCAACGGTATCGGGCTGGACAAGAAGATCAGCTTGGTGCTCTTGGGCTTGTTTTAAATATCATCACACTTTGGAATACCATTTATATGGATGCTGCCATCAATCAATTACGACAAGAAGGCTTCCTGGTACTCGATGAAGATGTAGCCAGACTGTCCGCATATGGATATGGTCACATTAATATGCTCGGACGATATTCCTTTGCCATGCCAGATGAGGTGAAACGTGGTGAGTTAAGACCATTAAGAACCACAGAAAAGCCTTAA